One Tachysurus vachellii isolate PV-2020 chromosome 8, HZAU_Pvac_v1, whole genome shotgun sequence genomic window carries:
- the gmppaa gene encoding mannose-1-phosphate guanyltransferase alpha-A isoform X2, which translates to MLKAVILIGGPQKGTRFRPLSFEVPKPLFPVAGVPMLQHHIEACTKVPNMKEILLIGFYQPNEELNRFLSSAQQEFKIPVRYLQEYAALGTGGGIYHFRDQILSGSPQEFFVLNADVCSEFPLEDMLHFQKEHGDSNSFIILATTANRKQSLNYGCIVENEQTSEVLHYVEKPSTFVSDIINCGIYLFTPEIFQHIGAVFRKNQQDVMLDEQCNGWQRAEVIRLEQDIFTALAAQEKLYVYKTDRFWSQIKSAGSAIYASRLYLNQYHKTHPERLATNKDRGPKVIGNVYVHPTANIDPTAVLGPNVSIGTGVTIGAGVRVRESIILHGATLQDHSCVLNSIIGWDSTIGKWARVEGTPSDPNPNDPYAKIDSETLFRDGKLTPSITILGCNVTIPSEVIILNSIVLPHKDLNRSFKNQIIL; encoded by the exons TGTGGCAGGAGTTCCCATGCTCCAGCATCACATTGAGGCCTGCActaag GTGCCGAACATGAAGGAGATCTTACTGATAGGATTTTATCAGCCGAACGAAGAGCTGAACCGCTTCTTATCTTCTGCACAGCAGGAGTTCAAAATCCCAGTGAG gtATCTGCAGGAGTATGCAGCTCTGGGAACAGGAGGAGGGATCTATCACTTCAGAGATCAGATCCTGTCCGGTTCTCCTCAGGAGTTCTTCGTCCTGAACGCAGACGTGTGCTCAGAGTTTCCTCTGGAGGATATGCTGCATTTCCAGAAGGAGCACGGAGACTCTAACAGCTTCATCATCCTTGCCACCACg GCCAACAGGAAGCAGTCACTGAACTACGGCTGCATCGTGGAGAACGAACAAACCAGTGAG GTGCTGCACTATGTGGAGAAGCCGAGTACATTCGTCAGTGACATCATTAACTGTGGGATTTATCTGTTCACTCCGGAGATCTTTCAGCACATCGGAGCTGTGTTTCGGAAAAACCAGCAGGATGTGATGCT AGACGAGCAGTGTAACGGCTGGCAAAGAGCCGAGGTGATCCGTCTGGAGCAGGATATTTTCACGGCTCTGGCGGCTCAGGAGAAACTGTACGTCTACAAAACCGACCGATTCTGGAGTCAGATTAAATCTGCAGG ATCAGCGATCTACGCCAGTCGGCTGTATCTGAACCAGTACCATAAGACCCATCCTGAGAGACTGGCCACCAATAAGGACAGAGGACCCAAAGTAATTG GAAATGTTTACGTCCATCCTACTGCTAACATCGATCCCACTGCTGTG TTGGGTCCAAACGTGTCAATAGGAACCGGAGTGACGATCGGGGCCGGGGTCCGAGTCAGAGAGTCCATCATCCTCCACGGAGCCACTTTACAA gatcaCAGCTGTGTGTTGAACAGTATAATTGGGTGGGACAGCACCATCGGGAAGTGGGCGAGAGTGGAGGGAACGCCGAGTGACCCCAACCCCAACGACCCGTATGCCAAAATCGACAGCGAGACTCTGTTCAGAGACGGAAAACTGACACCATCCATCACCATACTGG gcTGTAACGTGACGATCCCGTCCGAAGTGATCATCCTCAACTCCATCGTCCTGCCGCACAAAGACCTCAACCGCAGCTTCAAAAACCAGATCATCCTGTAA
- the gmppaa gene encoding mannose-1-phosphate guanyltransferase alpha-A isoform X1 encodes MLKAVILIGGPQKGTRFRPLSFEVPKPLFPVAGVPMLQHHIEACTKVPNMKEILLIGFYQPNEELNRFLSSAQQEFKIPVRYLQEYAALGTGGGIYHFRDQILSGSPQEFFVLNADVCSEFPLEDMLHFQKEHGDSNSFIILATTANRKQSLNYGCIVENEQTSEVLHYVEKPSTFVSDIINCGIYLFTPEIFQHIGAVFRKNQQDVMLYPYEGDEQCNGWQRAEVIRLEQDIFTALAAQEKLYVYKTDRFWSQIKSAGSAIYASRLYLNQYHKTHPERLATNKDRGPKVIGNVYVHPTANIDPTAVLGPNVSIGTGVTIGAGVRVRESIILHGATLQDHSCVLNSIIGWDSTIGKWARVEGTPSDPNPNDPYAKIDSETLFRDGKLTPSITILGCNVTIPSEVIILNSIVLPHKDLNRSFKNQIIL; translated from the exons TGTGGCAGGAGTTCCCATGCTCCAGCATCACATTGAGGCCTGCActaag GTGCCGAACATGAAGGAGATCTTACTGATAGGATTTTATCAGCCGAACGAAGAGCTGAACCGCTTCTTATCTTCTGCACAGCAGGAGTTCAAAATCCCAGTGAG gtATCTGCAGGAGTATGCAGCTCTGGGAACAGGAGGAGGGATCTATCACTTCAGAGATCAGATCCTGTCCGGTTCTCCTCAGGAGTTCTTCGTCCTGAACGCAGACGTGTGCTCAGAGTTTCCTCTGGAGGATATGCTGCATTTCCAGAAGGAGCACGGAGACTCTAACAGCTTCATCATCCTTGCCACCACg GCCAACAGGAAGCAGTCACTGAACTACGGCTGCATCGTGGAGAACGAACAAACCAGTGAG GTGCTGCACTATGTGGAGAAGCCGAGTACATTCGTCAGTGACATCATTAACTGTGGGATTTATCTGTTCACTCCGGAGATCTTTCAGCACATCGGAGCTGTGTTTCGGAAAAACCAGCAGGATGTGATGCT GTATCCATACGAGGG AGACGAGCAGTGTAACGGCTGGCAAAGAGCCGAGGTGATCCGTCTGGAGCAGGATATTTTCACGGCTCTGGCGGCTCAGGAGAAACTGTACGTCTACAAAACCGACCGATTCTGGAGTCAGATTAAATCTGCAGG ATCAGCGATCTACGCCAGTCGGCTGTATCTGAACCAGTACCATAAGACCCATCCTGAGAGACTGGCCACCAATAAGGACAGAGGACCCAAAGTAATTG GAAATGTTTACGTCCATCCTACTGCTAACATCGATCCCACTGCTGTG TTGGGTCCAAACGTGTCAATAGGAACCGGAGTGACGATCGGGGCCGGGGTCCGAGTCAGAGAGTCCATCATCCTCCACGGAGCCACTTTACAA gatcaCAGCTGTGTGTTGAACAGTATAATTGGGTGGGACAGCACCATCGGGAAGTGGGCGAGAGTGGAGGGAACGCCGAGTGACCCCAACCCCAACGACCCGTATGCCAAAATCGACAGCGAGACTCTGTTCAGAGACGGAAAACTGACACCATCCATCACCATACTGG gcTGTAACGTGACGATCCCGTCCGAAGTGATCATCCTCAACTCCATCGTCCTGCCGCACAAAGACCTCAACCGCAGCTTCAAAAACCAGATCATCCTGTAA